One stretch of Puniceicoccus vermicola DNA includes these proteins:
- a CDS encoding response regulator transcription factor: protein MKILLVEDDQKIGRFVEKGLRENSYTVIWRRTAREASDSLSESGFDLIILDLGLPDGDGIELLRTWRNSRFDEPVLILSARGSVDDRIQGLNIGADDYLPKPFSFEELLARVRSLFRRKGTAKKTSLEHRGIVMDLLSHSVTFHGEPVELTNREYSLLELFLSNRGRTLTRTQIGEKIWEAHYDMQTNLIDVYVRKLRQHFDQGTDGPSIIKTVRMVGYVMPQ, encoded by the coding sequence ATGAAGATATTGTTGGTAGAGGACGACCAGAAGATCGGTCGATTTGTCGAGAAAGGGCTGCGGGAGAACAGTTATACTGTGATCTGGAGGCGTACGGCGCGGGAGGCCAGCGACAGCTTGAGCGAGAGCGGGTTCGACCTGATCATTCTCGATCTGGGCTTGCCGGACGGGGATGGTATCGAGTTGCTGAGGACGTGGCGGAACAGCCGCTTTGACGAGCCTGTTTTAATCCTCAGCGCCCGGGGCTCGGTCGACGATCGGATTCAGGGTCTCAATATCGGGGCCGACGATTACCTTCCGAAACCATTCAGCTTTGAGGAGCTCCTGGCGCGGGTTCGTTCGCTCTTTCGGCGGAAGGGAACCGCGAAGAAAACCTCGCTGGAGCATCGGGGAATTGTCATGGATCTCCTGTCCCATTCGGTCACTTTTCACGGGGAGCCGGTGGAACTGACCAATCGGGAGTATTCTTTGTTGGAGCTTTTCCTTTCGAATCGGGGAAGGACTTTAACTCGCACTCAGATCGGCGAGAAGATTTGGGAGGCTCATTACGACATGCAGACTAACTTGATCGACGTCTATGTGCGCAAGTTGCGGCAGCACTTTGATCAGGGGACGGATGGACCGTCCATCATCAAAACGGTGCGCATGGTGGGCTACGTGATGCCGCAATGA
- a CDS encoding YceI family protein, giving the protein MYKLPLSLILSLLAVYVATATPLEIDTAKSSLSADCHATFHDFSTLLENFDCEIDVDPQTLAITAAHCTFRVDSLDSEEAKRDKKMKTWIDSESYPLAEFTLTGINAGEKPNEQIATGDFTLHGESHPIEVPFTVTRSGERIVIEGSSEFDYREWGLKKIRMFLLTVDPEVKPHFHLEGTLKKS; this is encoded by the coding sequence ATGTACAAACTTCCGCTTTCTCTCATCCTCTCCTTACTCGCAGTCTACGTGGCTACGGCGACTCCACTCGAAATCGACACGGCAAAGTCCTCTCTTTCCGCCGACTGCCATGCGACTTTCCACGATTTCAGCACCCTCCTCGAGAACTTCGACTGCGAGATCGACGTGGATCCGCAGACCCTGGCCATCACCGCCGCCCACTGCACGTTCCGCGTCGACTCTCTCGATTCGGAGGAGGCTAAACGTGACAAAAAGATGAAAACCTGGATCGACAGCGAGTCTTATCCGCTGGCCGAATTCACCCTGACCGGAATCAATGCCGGGGAGAAGCCGAACGAGCAGATCGCGACCGGCGATTTCACCCTCCACGGCGAGTCCCATCCCATCGAAGTTCCCTTTACGGTCACTCGGTCGGGCGAGCGCATTGTCATTGAGGGTTCCAGTGAGTTCGACTACCGGGAATGGGGGCTGAAAAAAATCCGCATGTTCCTCCTCACCGTCGATCCCGAAGTGAAACCGCATTTCCATCTTGAGGGAACGTTGAAGAAATCCTGA
- a CDS encoding cbb3-type cytochrome c oxidase subunit II, whose protein sequence is MIGRWLWYGVVGASAVLGFGYALRDRVQSVVPDKSIDLVARGREVYISEGCIHCHSQYIRPVGMDTELWGPPTSPDKALAQSPVLIGNRRQGPDLSTVGSRLSPDWNRRHLIDPPGIVKGSRMPSFAHLFDGEESSRGEALLAYLDSLRAEKRIQ, encoded by the coding sequence ATGATCGGTCGATGGTTGTGGTATGGGGTCGTGGGGGCGTCCGCGGTGCTGGGATTTGGCTATGCTCTCCGGGATCGGGTGCAAAGTGTCGTGCCTGACAAATCGATCGATCTCGTGGCCCGCGGGCGAGAAGTCTACATCAGTGAGGGCTGTATTCATTGCCACTCGCAATACATCCGACCCGTGGGGATGGATACGGAGCTCTGGGGACCGCCCACATCTCCGGACAAAGCCCTGGCACAGAGTCCCGTTCTCATCGGTAACCGTCGTCAGGGCCCCGACCTCTCGACCGTGGGGAGTCGCCTTTCTCCCGACTGGAACCGGAGGCACCTCATCGATCCGCCGGGAATCGTCAAAGGTTCGCGGATGCCGTCGTTTGCCCACCTCTTTGACGGAGAGGAATCGTCGCGAGGGGAAGCCCTGCTCGCCTACCTGGACAGCCTGCGGGCGGAGAAGCGGATACAATGA
- a CDS encoding MBL fold metallo-hydrolase, whose protein sequence is MSGLWIGLVSGLLLLAAGLSWLGWGRSANWREVTGWKRLSERSLEWFAESGVAFAAEEMAPQLKWWGHATVQVDWQGTTLLTDPVLSSRVKVAPRRFDDPRWEKGTAVDAILLTHGHMDHLDNPSLEALAPTKLLIPAGTERFLSRAVREQHDVVPVQLGESQTIGALEVIPVPAQHGGWRYPWQQGYFACGYIVRAEVETLYLAGDTAQGPHFQRIGEKFRPRLAVLPIGAYSPQCFLQKRHLNPEEALDAAQALGCDYVMPCHFGTFRLSLEPMHEPLGRFAKAAESRRQKWILPVPAEES, encoded by the coding sequence ATGAGCGGGCTTTGGATCGGATTGGTTTCCGGATTGCTCCTCCTTGCGGCAGGTTTGTCTTGGCTGGGCTGGGGGCGCTCGGCCAATTGGCGAGAGGTCACGGGATGGAAACGTTTGTCGGAAAGATCTCTCGAATGGTTTGCCGAGAGCGGGGTAGCCTTTGCAGCGGAGGAAATGGCTCCCCAATTGAAGTGGTGGGGCCACGCCACGGTGCAAGTCGACTGGCAGGGTACGACTCTCTTGACCGATCCGGTCCTGTCCTCCCGGGTGAAGGTTGCGCCGCGGCGATTTGACGATCCTCGTTGGGAGAAGGGCACAGCGGTGGACGCGATCTTATTGACCCACGGGCATATGGACCATCTGGACAACCCGTCGCTGGAAGCACTGGCACCGACGAAACTATTGATCCCGGCAGGGACGGAGAGATTTCTCAGTCGGGCGGTTCGGGAACAACACGACGTGGTCCCGGTTCAGTTAGGTGAGTCGCAGACCATCGGAGCGCTGGAAGTCATTCCGGTTCCAGCACAGCACGGAGGTTGGCGTTACCCTTGGCAGCAGGGATACTTCGCCTGTGGATACATCGTTCGAGCGGAAGTTGAGACTCTCTATCTGGCCGGGGATACGGCGCAGGGGCCGCATTTCCAAAGAATTGGGGAGAAGTTTCGTCCGCGTTTAGCCGTCCTGCCGATTGGCGCCTACTCCCCGCAGTGTTTTTTGCAGAAGCGGCATTTGAATCCGGAAGAGGCTCTCGACGCTGCACAAGCCTTGGGTTGCGATTACGTGATGCCTTGCCATTTCGGCACCTTTCGCCTCTCCCTCGAACCGATGCACGAACCGTTGGGCCGATTTGCGAAGGCCGCGGAGTCGCGGCGGCAGAAATGGATCCTTCCCGTTCCGGCTGAGGAATCGTGA
- a CDS encoding HAMP domain-containing sensor histidine kinase produces the protein MKSLTSRMTLWYALIATATVAVILTGGRFYLEYSLLRGIDLLNAVEFEEIRSRIEEQGPEASVADRIAAVHQHAELDASLYFFQVADSDGEILYRSANLGPYQLPEALHGHPTISYEDPELGWIRSMEGQVGDLDVHVVSWLDSTHALFDDYERASLLVCGGVFLLSLTFGYFLSRLALRPIASIQQTAQKISASRFSERIPVPNTGDEVERMAVLLNAMLDRLESAYEQVKRFTAEASHEFRTPLSIVRLQAEKLLNQPSLDPEEREKSLRDQMEEIERLNQMIDDLLFLARSDAGVMRLESRDVFLAEFLEDLQCDVNLLAEEQGLRFVLDHPKNLIWKLDPVLIRQVLLNLISNALRFSSPGMTVRLAVSVRKESLVFSVEDEGAGVPEEKLGRIFDRFERLEPESDSGSNGLGLAICRSIVERHGGNVGARNRQDRSGLVVEVRIPFRGDV, from the coding sequence ATGAAGTCGCTGACCAGCCGCATGACGCTTTGGTACGCGCTCATCGCGACCGCGACCGTGGCCGTCATCCTGACCGGAGGTCGATTTTATCTAGAATACAGCCTGCTCCGGGGGATCGACTTGCTCAACGCGGTTGAGTTTGAGGAGATTCGCTCACGCATCGAGGAACAGGGTCCGGAGGCTTCGGTTGCGGACCGGATTGCCGCGGTTCACCAACACGCGGAGCTGGACGCCTCACTGTACTTTTTTCAGGTGGCTGACTCGGACGGGGAGATTCTCTATCGCAGTGCCAATCTCGGGCCCTATCAACTGCCGGAGGCACTGCACGGTCATCCGACGATCAGCTATGAAGATCCGGAGCTGGGATGGATCCGGTCGATGGAAGGGCAGGTCGGAGACCTCGATGTGCACGTAGTCTCTTGGTTGGACAGCACCCACGCTCTCTTCGACGACTACGAGCGGGCCAGTTTGTTGGTGTGTGGAGGAGTCTTTCTGCTCAGTCTGACCTTTGGCTATTTCTTGAGCCGATTGGCCCTGCGGCCGATTGCTTCGATTCAGCAGACTGCCCAGAAAATCAGCGCCTCCCGGTTTAGTGAACGTATCCCCGTTCCCAATACTGGGGATGAGGTCGAACGGATGGCCGTTCTCCTCAATGCGATGCTGGACCGACTGGAGTCGGCCTATGAGCAGGTAAAACGATTTACGGCGGAGGCTTCGCACGAATTTCGCACGCCGCTTTCTATCGTGCGTCTCCAGGCAGAAAAGCTATTGAATCAACCGAGCCTCGATCCGGAAGAACGGGAGAAGTCGTTGAGAGACCAGATGGAAGAGATCGAACGGTTGAATCAGATGATCGATGACCTTCTCTTTCTCGCCCGGTCGGATGCCGGGGTGATGCGTCTCGAAAGTAGGGATGTGTTTCTGGCCGAGTTTCTGGAGGATTTGCAGTGCGACGTGAATTTGCTCGCCGAAGAGCAGGGGCTGCGTTTCGTCCTCGATCATCCCAAGAATCTGATCTGGAAGCTGGATCCGGTCTTGATCCGACAAGTGCTGCTGAATTTGATCTCGAATGCCTTGCGGTTCAGTTCTCCGGGAATGACGGTGAGGTTGGCCGTTTCGGTGCGGAAAGAGTCGTTGGTCTTTTCGGTCGAGGATGAAGGGGCAGGCGTGCCGGAAGAGAAATTGGGACGGATCTTTGACCGCTTCGAACGACTGGAGCCGGAGAGTGATTCCGGGTCCAATGGACTCGGCCTGGCGATCTGCCGAAGCATTGTCGAGCGGCATGGGGGAAATGTGGGGGCTCGTAACCGACAGGATCGGTCGGGACTCGTGGTTGAGGTGCGGATTCCGTTCCGCGGCGACGTATGA